A window of the Serinus canaria isolate serCan28SL12 chromosome 20, serCan2020, whole genome shotgun sequence genome harbors these coding sequences:
- the UBE2C gene encoding ubiquitin-conjugating enzyme E2 C, translating into MASQNADPAAVSSAAALKAAETGATAARGAVGKRLQQELMALMMSGDKGISAFPESDNLFKWIGTIDGAAGTAYEELRYKLSLEFPSGYPYTAPTVRFLTPCYHPNVDTQGNICLDILKEKWSALYDVRTILLSIQSLLAEPNIESPLNTHAAELWKNQVAYKKYVRETYNKQTKSQET; encoded by the exons ATGGCCTCACAGAACGCCGACCCCGCCGCCGTGTCCAGCGCAGCCGCTCTCAAAGCGGCTGAGACCGGGGCCACGGCGGCCCGCGGCGCGGTGGGGAAGAG gctgcagcaagAACTGATGGCGTTGATG ATGTCCGGTGACAAAGGCATTTCTGCCTTCCCCGAATCCGACAACCTCTTCAAGTGGATCGGGACCATTGACGGCGCCGCCGGGACG GCCTACGAGGAGCTGCGGTACAAGTTGTCGCTGGAGTTCCCCAGCGGGTACCCCTACACAGCACCCACTGTGCGGTTCCTGACCCCCTGCTACCACCCCAACGTCGACACCCAGGGCAACATCTGCCTCGACATCCTCAAGGAGAAGTGGTCAGCGCTGTATGATGTCCGCACCATCCTGCTCTCCATACAGAGCCTGCTGGCAG AGCCAAATATCGAGAGCCCTCTGAACACACATGCCGCTGAGCTCTGGAAGAACCAAGTCG CCTACAAGAAGTATGTGCGGGAGACGTACAACAAGCAGACCAAGAGCCAGGAGACCTGA
- the DNTTIP1 gene encoding deoxynucleotidyltransferase terminal-interacting protein 1 isoform X2: MPCIALRTAQPREAAGHRGLRPAPRRHHHTVSPPSTLRVPPRRSRSHCAGTASHPSGPDDAGAGSPRIRSPAAQPAARRSQMTTSFTDPSVSMDLLRAVLQPSINEEIQGIFNKYMKFFQTAAINVRDNVGEEVDPEQLIQETCRSCLEQAKLLFSDGKKVVPRLPHEQAVPKRARQMDEELSRRGSPIPKKRKGRPPGQSLSNDRGVSGMAAWKLKVSEPVKRDGPKWDPSRLTETTTFVLGSRANKALGMGGTRGRLYIKHPHLFKYAADPQDKHWLTEQQHMRAIGGKMAYLLIEEDIRDLAASEDYRDSVDLRLEELKPFIPPAWMTEKMQKHMETLRRGGEVPPPEDPPEP; encoded by the exons ATGCCCTGCATCGCCCTCCGCACTGCTCAGCCCCGGGAGGCGGCGGGACACCGGGGGCTCCGCCCAGCGCCCCGGCGGCACCACCACACCGTGAGCCCCCCGAGCACACTCCGGGTGCCCCCCAGGCGCTCCCGCTCCCATTGCGCCGGTACCGCGTCACATCCGTCGGGGCCCGATGATGCAGGCGCGGGATCCCCGCGCATCCGGTCACCGGCAGCGCAGCCGGCAGCGCGGC GCTCCCAGATGACCACCAG CTTCACGGACCCGAGCGTGTCCATGGACCTGCTGCGCGCcgtgctgcagcccagcatcaACGAGGAGATCCAGGGCATCTTCAACAAGTACATGAAG tttTTCCAGACAGCAGCCATCAATGTGCGTGATAATGTTGGGGAGGAGGTGGATCCAGAGCAGCTCATCCAGGAGACCTGTaggagctgcctggagcag GCCAAACTGTTGTTCTCTGATGGCAAAAAGGTGGTTCCCAGGTTGCCCCATGAGCAGGCAGTGCCAAAG CGTGCCCGACAGATGGATGAGGAGTTGAGCCGCCGAGGGAGCCCCATTCCAAAAAAG AGGAAGGGGCGGCCTCCAGGACAGAGCCTGTCAAATGACCGTGGAGTCTCAGGCATGGCAGC GTGGAAGCTCAAAGTCTCTGAGCCTGTGAAAAGGGATGGACCAAAG TGGGATCCATCCCGACTGACTGAAACCACAACCTTTGTGCTGGGATCTCGAGCAAACAA AGCTCTCGGGATGGGAGGAACAAGAGGGCGACTCTACATCAAGCATCCCCACCTCTTTAAG TACGCGGCCGACCCGCAGGATAAGCACTggctgacagagcagcagcacatgagGGCCATTGGGGGCAAGATG GCCTACCTCCTCATTGAAGAGGACATTCGGGATTTGGCCGCCAGTGAGGATTACAG ggaCTCAGTTGATCTGCGGCTGGAAGAGCTGAAGCCTTTCATCCCCCCAGCCTGGATGACTGAGAAGATGCAGAAGCACATGGAGACGCTTCGCCGCGGGGGGGAGGTGCCGCCCCCCGAGGACCCCCCTGAACCCTGA
- the DNTTIP1 gene encoding deoxynucleotidyltransferase terminal-interacting protein 1 isoform X3: MGAARDAEQQPGPPGEEGPDDAEEQLVSTSPWNIMIKHRQVQRRGRRSQMTTSFTDPSVSMDLLRAVLQPSINEEIQGIFNKYMKFFQTAAINVRDNVGEEVDPEQLIQETCRSCLEQAKLLFSDGKKVVPRLPHEQAVPKRARQMDEELSRRGSPIPKKRKGRPPGQSLSNDRGVSGMAAWKLKVSEPVKRDGPKWDPSRLTETTTFVLGSRANKALGMGGTRGRLYIKHPHLFKYAADPQDKHWLTEQQHMRAIGGKMAYLLIEEDIRDLAASEDYRDSVDLRLEELKPFIPPAWMTEKMQKHMETLRRGGEVPPPEDPPEP; the protein is encoded by the exons ATGGGCGCCGCCCGCGATGCGGAGCAGCAGCCGGGGCCGCCGGGCGAGGAGGGCCCGGACGATGCCGAGGAGCAGCTGGTCAGCACG AGCCCCTGGAACATCATGATCAAGCACCGGCAGGTGCAGCGGCGCGGGCGGCGCTCCCAGATGACCACCAG CTTCACGGACCCGAGCGTGTCCATGGACCTGCTGCGCGCcgtgctgcagcccagcatcaACGAGGAGATCCAGGGCATCTTCAACAAGTACATGAAG tttTTCCAGACAGCAGCCATCAATGTGCGTGATAATGTTGGGGAGGAGGTGGATCCAGAGCAGCTCATCCAGGAGACCTGTaggagctgcctggagcag GCCAAACTGTTGTTCTCTGATGGCAAAAAGGTGGTTCCCAGGTTGCCCCATGAGCAGGCAGTGCCAAAG CGTGCCCGACAGATGGATGAGGAGTTGAGCCGCCGAGGGAGCCCCATTCCAAAAAAG AGGAAGGGGCGGCCTCCAGGACAGAGCCTGTCAAATGACCGTGGAGTCTCAGGCATGGCAGC GTGGAAGCTCAAAGTCTCTGAGCCTGTGAAAAGGGATGGACCAAAG TGGGATCCATCCCGACTGACTGAAACCACAACCTTTGTGCTGGGATCTCGAGCAAACAA AGCTCTCGGGATGGGAGGAACAAGAGGGCGACTCTACATCAAGCATCCCCACCTCTTTAAG TACGCGGCCGACCCGCAGGATAAGCACTggctgacagagcagcagcacatgagGGCCATTGGGGGCAAGATG GCCTACCTCCTCATTGAAGAGGACATTCGGGATTTGGCCGCCAGTGAGGATTACAG ggaCTCAGTTGATCTGCGGCTGGAAGAGCTGAAGCCTTTCATCCCCCCAGCCTGGATGACTGAGAAGATGCAGAAGCACATGGAGACGCTTCGCCGCGGGGGGGAGGTGCCGCCCCCCGAGGACCCCCCTGAACCCTGA
- the DNTTIP1 gene encoding deoxynucleotidyltransferase terminal-interacting protein 1 isoform X1: protein MPCIALRTAQPREAAGHRGLRPAPRRHHHTVSPPSTLRVPPRRSRSHCAGTASHPSGPDDAGAGSPRIRSPAAQPAARRSQMTTSFTDPSVSMDLLRAVLQPSINEEIQGIFNKYMKFFQTAAINVRDNVGEEVDPEQLIQETCRSCLEQAKLLFSDGKKVVPRLPHEQAVPKVGWGQCSPGQVGRKALLIPLPFLFQRARQMDEELSRRGSPIPKKRKGRPPGQSLSNDRGVSGMAAWKLKVSEPVKRDGPKWDPSRLTETTTFVLGSRANKALGMGGTRGRLYIKHPHLFKYAADPQDKHWLTEQQHMRAIGGKMAYLLIEEDIRDLAASEDYRDSVDLRLEELKPFIPPAWMTEKMQKHMETLRRGGEVPPPEDPPEP, encoded by the exons ATGCCCTGCATCGCCCTCCGCACTGCTCAGCCCCGGGAGGCGGCGGGACACCGGGGGCTCCGCCCAGCGCCCCGGCGGCACCACCACACCGTGAGCCCCCCGAGCACACTCCGGGTGCCCCCCAGGCGCTCCCGCTCCCATTGCGCCGGTACCGCGTCACATCCGTCGGGGCCCGATGATGCAGGCGCGGGATCCCCGCGCATCCGGTCACCGGCAGCGCAGCCGGCAGCGCGGC GCTCCCAGATGACCACCAG CTTCACGGACCCGAGCGTGTCCATGGACCTGCTGCGCGCcgtgctgcagcccagcatcaACGAGGAGATCCAGGGCATCTTCAACAAGTACATGAAG tttTTCCAGACAGCAGCCATCAATGTGCGTGATAATGTTGGGGAGGAGGTGGATCCAGAGCAGCTCATCCAGGAGACCTGTaggagctgcctggagcag GCCAAACTGTTGTTCTCTGATGGCAAAAAGGTGGTTCCCAGGTTGCCCCATGAGCAGGCAGTGCCAAAG GTGGGCTGGGGTCAGTGTTCACCTGGCCAGGTAGGGAGAAAAGCCCTGCTCATCCCACTGCCCTTCCTCTTCCAGCGTGCCCGACAGATGGATGAGGAGTTGAGCCGCCGAGGGAGCCCCATTCCAAAAAAG AGGAAGGGGCGGCCTCCAGGACAGAGCCTGTCAAATGACCGTGGAGTCTCAGGCATGGCAGC GTGGAAGCTCAAAGTCTCTGAGCCTGTGAAAAGGGATGGACCAAAG TGGGATCCATCCCGACTGACTGAAACCACAACCTTTGTGCTGGGATCTCGAGCAAACAA AGCTCTCGGGATGGGAGGAACAAGAGGGCGACTCTACATCAAGCATCCCCACCTCTTTAAG TACGCGGCCGACCCGCAGGATAAGCACTggctgacagagcagcagcacatgagGGCCATTGGGGGCAAGATG GCCTACCTCCTCATTGAAGAGGACATTCGGGATTTGGCCGCCAGTGAGGATTACAG ggaCTCAGTTGATCTGCGGCTGGAAGAGCTGAAGCCTTTCATCCCCCCAGCCTGGATGACTGAGAAGATGCAGAAGCACATGGAGACGCTTCGCCGCGGGGGGGAGGTGCCGCCCCCCGAGGACCCCCCTGAACCCTGA
- the LOC127060309 gene encoding uncharacterized protein DDB_G0290685-like — protein MAPSILLLGLLTLWAQLQAAPIAEFHGVAPAGWPPPGQPGSTLSLEPGREPSMEPDNDKHTSNSNEMGDSSSHETGESNSSETGDDGNKNQLCDCNDHDHGDSNSDNADDDGVNSDNSKGNEDGDDGDKNDLFDGKDNDNDNGDNDRGDGDNGVNGDNSKGNEDGDDGVKNDLSDGKDNDSDDGDDDSDDGDDDSDDGDDLINDENSNSNEDGDDGISDENSNSNEDGDDDINSDSSNSSEDGDSSDNEYDHSNSNENYADYGGWTF, from the exons ATGGCACCAAGCAtcctcctgctggggctcctcaccctgtgggcacagctgcaggcagcacccaTTGCAG AGTTCCATGGAGTAGCTCCAGCTGGGTGGCCACCACCAGGGCAGCCGGGAAGCACCCTGAGCCTTGAGCCTGGGAGAGAGCCCAGCATGGAGCCTGACAATGACAAACACACGTCCAATAGCAATGAAATGGGTGACTCCAGTAGCCATGAAACTGGTGAGTCCAATAGCAGTGAAACTGGTGATGATGGCaataaaaatcagctttgtGATTGCAATGATCATGATCATGGTGACAGCAACAGTGATAATGCAGATGATGATGGTGTCAACAGTGACAATTCCAAAGGCAATGAAGATGGTGATGATGGCGATAAAAATGACCTTTTTGATGGCAAGGACAATGACAATGATAATGGTGACAATGACAGGGGTGATGGTGATAATGGTGTCAATGGTGACAACTCCAAAGGCAATGAAGATGGTGATGATGGTGTTAAAAATGACCTTTCTGATGGCAAGGACAATGACagtgatgatggtgatgatgacagtgatgatggtgatgatgacagtgatgatggtgatgatcTCATCAATGATGAAAATTCCAATAGCAATGAAGATGGTGATGATGGCATCAGTGATGAAAATTCCAATAGCAATGAAGATGGTGATGATGACATCAACAGTGACAGTTCCAATAGCAGTGAAGATGGTGACTCCAGTGACAATGAATATGATCACTCCAATAGCAATGAAAATTATGCTGATTATGGGGGGTGGACATTTTAG
- the SPINT4 gene encoding kunitz-type protease inhibitor 4 isoform X2, whose product MELPPGCLLLLAALLPLARRSSTAPHTMGREEMASWPMCPAAKPGYCYHIAEVEDLLDKDCGSCHMGASCSRCTSDADCHGVTKCCPSKCGYTCQEPVLDFCYLPSVCGNCKALFRRFFFNASSQQCEEFIYGGCGGNRNNFETKGECFQACSHVSN is encoded by the exons ATGGAGCTGCCACCTGGCTGTCTTCTCCTccttgctgccctgctccccctaGCCAGGCGGTCCAGCACGGCCCCACACACAATGGGACGAGAGGAGATGG cctcctggccAATGTGTCCTGCAGCAAAGCCTGGGTACTGCTACCACATCGCAGAGGTGGAGGACCTGCTGGACAAGGACTGTGGCTCCTGCCACATGGGTGCCTCCTGTTCACGCTGCACCAGTGATGCTGACTGCCACGGAGTCACCAAGTGCTGTCCCAGCAAGTGTGGCTACACATGCCAGGAGCCAGTGCTGG ACTTCTGCTACCTGCCCTCAGTCTGTGGGAACTGCAAGGCTCTCTTCCGCCGCTTCTTCTTCAATGCCTCCAGCCAGCAGTGTGAGGAGTTCATCTACGGCGGCTGTGGCGGCAACAGGAACAACTTTGAGACCAAGGGCGAGTGCTTCCAGGCCTGTTCCCACGTCAGTAACTAG
- the SPINT4 gene encoding kunitz-type protease inhibitor 4 isoform X3, translated as MELPPGCLLLLAALLPLARRSSTAPHTMGREEMAKPGYCYHIAEVEDLLDKDCGSCHMGASCSRCTSDADCHGVTKCCPSKCGYTCQEPVLDFCYLPSVCGNCKALFRRFFFNASSQQCEEFIYGGCGGNRNNFETKGECFQACSHVSN; from the exons ATGGAGCTGCCACCTGGCTGTCTTCTCCTccttgctgccctgctccccctaGCCAGGCGGTCCAGCACGGCCCCACACACAATGGGACGAGAGGAGATGG CAAAGCCTGGGTACTGCTACCACATCGCAGAGGTGGAGGACCTGCTGGACAAGGACTGTGGCTCCTGCCACATGGGTGCCTCCTGTTCACGCTGCACCAGTGATGCTGACTGCCACGGAGTCACCAAGTGCTGTCCCAGCAAGTGTGGCTACACATGCCAGGAGCCAGTGCTGG ACTTCTGCTACCTGCCCTCAGTCTGTGGGAACTGCAAGGCTCTCTTCCGCCGCTTCTTCTTCAATGCCTCCAGCCAGCAGTGTGAGGAGTTCATCTACGGCGGCTGTGGCGGCAACAGGAACAACTTTGAGACCAAGGGCGAGTGCTTCCAGGCCTGTTCCCACGTCAGTAACTAG
- the SPINT4 gene encoding kunitz-type protease inhibitor 4 isoform X1, with protein sequence MELPPGCLLLLAALLPLARRSSTAPHTMGREEMAASWPMCPAAKPGYCYHIAEVEDLLDKDCGSCHMGASCSRCTSDADCHGVTKCCPSKCGYTCQEPVLDFCYLPSVCGNCKALFRRFFFNASSQQCEEFIYGGCGGNRNNFETKGECFQACSHVSN encoded by the exons ATGGAGCTGCCACCTGGCTGTCTTCTCCTccttgctgccctgctccccctaGCCAGGCGGTCCAGCACGGCCCCACACACAATGGGACGAGAGGAGATGG cagcctcctggccAATGTGTCCTGCAGCAAAGCCTGGGTACTGCTACCACATCGCAGAGGTGGAGGACCTGCTGGACAAGGACTGTGGCTCCTGCCACATGGGTGCCTCCTGTTCACGCTGCACCAGTGATGCTGACTGCCACGGAGTCACCAAGTGCTGTCCCAGCAAGTGTGGCTACACATGCCAGGAGCCAGTGCTGG ACTTCTGCTACCTGCCCTCAGTCTGTGGGAACTGCAAGGCTCTCTTCCGCCGCTTCTTCTTCAATGCCTCCAGCCAGCAGTGTGAGGAGTTCATCTACGGCGGCTGTGGCGGCAACAGGAACAACTTTGAGACCAAGGGCGAGTGCTTCCAGGCCTGTTCCCACGTCAGTAACTAG